The Fortiea contorta PCC 7126 genome has a segment encoding these proteins:
- a CDS encoding MBL fold metallo-hydrolase, giving the protein MSRIENQFTVQFWGVRGSIPSPGPHTVRYGGNTPCVEMQVGGKRLIFDGGTGLHVLGQSLLRQMPTEAHLFFTHSHWDHMQGFPFFSPGFIKGNNFWIYGAIAPDGSTIEQRLNDQMLHPNFPVPLQIMQANLSFCDISPGQPIRINDITVETAPLNHPGEAVGYRVNWRGGAAAYITDTEHFPDRLDENTLRLARNADILIYDSTYTNEEYHSPSMPKIGWGHSTWQEAVKLAQAANVKTLVIFHHDPAHNDDFLDRVGEQAVAKFPGAIMAREGMMLQVSVSVPLSESIPISKYSA; this is encoded by the coding sequence ATGTCAAGGATAGAGAACCAATTCACAGTGCAATTTTGGGGCGTTCGTGGTAGCATCCCCAGTCCAGGGCCACACACCGTCCGTTATGGCGGGAACACCCCTTGCGTTGAGATGCAAGTGGGCGGTAAACGCTTAATTTTCGATGGTGGCACAGGATTACATGTTTTGGGGCAATCTTTATTGCGCCAAATGCCAACAGAAGCCCATCTGTTTTTCACCCACTCTCACTGGGATCATATGCAAGGATTTCCCTTCTTTAGTCCAGGATTTATCAAGGGAAATAATTTTTGGATCTACGGTGCGATCGCTCCTGATGGTTCCACAATTGAGCAACGTCTCAACGACCAAATGCTCCACCCTAATTTTCCTGTTCCCTTGCAAATTATGCAGGCTAATTTGAGTTTTTGTGACATATCACCAGGGCAACCCATACGTATCAACGATATTACCGTAGAAACAGCACCCCTGAATCATCCAGGTGAAGCGGTGGGCTACCGAGTTAATTGGCGTGGTGGCGCTGCTGCTTACATCACTGATACAGAGCATTTTCCTGACAGGTTAGATGAAAATACCTTGCGGTTGGCTCGCAATGCCGATATTTTAATCTACGATTCCACCTACACAAATGAGGAATATCATTCGCCATCAATGCCAAAAATTGGCTGGGGACATTCTACTTGGCAAGAAGCGGTTAAGCTAGCCCAAGCCGCTAATGTCAAAACTTTGGTAATTTTTCACCACGACCCCGCTCACAATGATGACTTTTTGGATCGTGTGGGTGAACAAGCGGTAGCTAAATTTCCTGGTGCAATTATGGCACGAGAAGGAATGATGCTTCAGGTGAGTGTTTCTGTACCGTTATCAGAATCTATTCCCATTAGCAAATATTCTGCTTGA
- a CDS encoding RecQ family ATP-dependent DNA helicase, which translates to MNYRETTSLNTARTAFQKIWGYADFRPPQGEIISSLLEQKDALIIMPTGGGKSICFQIPALLQTGLTLVISPLVALMENQVQELRQRHLSAALLHSELSPFQRRITLQALEKQQLRLLYLSPETLLSAPVWEKLSQPQLQINALILDEAHCLVQWGETFRPVYRRLGAVRPALLQSKPPGTKISIAAFTATADPSAQKIISTVLQLQQPQIFRLNPYRPNLHPSVRIAWTPRGRKQILLKFIQNRPQQAGLIYVRTRRDSENLAAWLAEMGFATASYHAGLGAGERRRVEASWLGGEIPFVVCTCAFGMGINKPDVRWVLHFHAPHLLSEYVQEIGRAGRDGKPAEALTLVSEPTGWLDPEDKQRQQFFQDQMYSQQQIAQQLVKKLPKQGEVTAIIKQFPDAAIALSLLHSNGQLKWLDPFHYLIQERGKNQPSTQLNATQQMSQYLNTKKCRWQFLLTAFGFDKEAANWHCGHCDNCRRIKG; encoded by the coding sequence ATGAATTACCGAGAAACAACATCTTTGAATACAGCCCGCACAGCATTTCAAAAAATCTGGGGTTACGCAGATTTTCGCCCACCACAGGGAGAAATTATCAGCAGTTTATTAGAGCAAAAAGATGCATTAATTATTATGCCTACAGGCGGGGGAAAGTCTATATGTTTTCAAATTCCCGCACTGCTACAAACAGGATTAACCCTAGTGATTTCGCCCTTGGTAGCGTTGATGGAAAACCAAGTGCAAGAACTACGTCAGCGCCACTTAAGTGCTGCACTTTTGCATAGTGAATTATCTCCATTTCAACGCCGCATTACATTGCAAGCATTGGAAAAACAGCAGTTAAGATTGCTGTATCTATCACCAGAAACGTTATTAAGTGCGCCAGTTTGGGAAAAACTATCTCAACCTCAGTTACAAATTAACGCTCTGATTTTAGATGAAGCCCATTGTTTAGTGCAGTGGGGTGAGACATTTCGCCCAGTTTATCGCAGATTAGGAGCAGTCAGACCTGCATTGTTGCAGTCAAAACCACCGGGAACCAAAATTAGTATAGCTGCCTTTACTGCAACAGCCGACCCATCAGCCCAGAAAATTATTTCCACAGTTTTGCAATTACAGCAACCGCAGATTTTTCGCCTCAATCCTTATCGTCCTAATTTGCATCCCAGTGTCCGCATTGCTTGGACACCGAGGGGAAGGAAACAAATATTATTAAAGTTTATTCAAAATAGACCACAGCAAGCGGGATTAATTTATGTTCGCACTAGGCGAGATAGTGAAAATTTAGCTGCGTGGTTAGCCGAGATGGGTTTTGCGACAGCGAGTTATCATGCGGGTTTGGGCGCTGGAGAACGTCGGAGGGTGGAAGCTAGCTGGTTGGGTGGTGAAATCCCCTTTGTTGTCTGTACCTGCGCCTTTGGGATGGGGATTAATAAACCAGATGTGCGTTGGGTGCTTCACTTTCACGCACCGCATCTGTTGTCTGAATATGTGCAAGAAATTGGTAGAGCGGGGAGGGATGGAAAACCAGCCGAGGCGCTGACATTGGTGAGTGAACCTACAGGGTGGTTAGATCCAGAGGATAAACAAAGACAGCAATTTTTTCAAGACCAAATGTACAGCCAACAACAAATAGCACAGCAACTGGTGAAAAAACTACCAAAACAGGGAGAAGTAACCGCAATCATCAAACAATTTCCTGATGCAGCGATCGCACTTTCTCTACTCCACAGCAATGGTCAGTTAAAATGGCTTGACCCCTTCCATTATCTTATTCAAGAGAGGGGAAAAAATCAGCCATCAACACAGTTAAATGCTACTCAACAAATGAGTCAATATCTCAATACTAAAAAGTGTCGCTGGCAGTTTTTATTAACAGCTTTTGGTTTCGACAAAGAAGCTGCTAATTGGCATTGCGGACATTGTGATAATTGCCGCAGAATTAAAGGATGA
- a CDS encoding AAA family ATPase, whose protein sequence is MRTKIDALTENLAQTIVGKIEAIRLVLVALLGGGHALLEDVPGVGKTLLAKSLARSLDGKFQRLQCTPDLLPTDITGTNIWNPKNGEFSFLPGPIFTNVLLADEINRATPRTQSALLEVMEEHQVTVDGVSRPVPTPFFVIATQNPVEYQGTFPLPEAQMDRFMLSLSLGYPSESEELQMLLTQSTGVKIDQLQPCVTLAEVTQLRQLCAQVRVETSLQQYMLELVRATRQDEEISLGVSPRGTLALQRATQALAFILGRDYAIPDDVKFLVPHVLCHRLIPRSGRTARSVVERLLRSIAIP, encoded by the coding sequence ATGAGAACCAAAATTGACGCTTTAACTGAAAATCTGGCTCAGACTATTGTGGGCAAAATTGAAGCTATACGCTTGGTGCTAGTAGCGCTATTAGGTGGGGGTCATGCGCTACTTGAAGATGTCCCTGGTGTCGGTAAAACTCTCCTGGCTAAATCTCTGGCGCGATCGCTTGATGGCAAATTTCAAAGGTTACAATGTACTCCCGACTTATTACCGACAGACATCACTGGTACAAATATCTGGAACCCCAAAAACGGCGAATTTAGCTTTCTTCCTGGGCCAATCTTTACCAATGTCTTACTAGCTGATGAAATCAACCGGGCGACACCGCGCACTCAATCGGCTTTGTTGGAAGTGATGGAAGAACATCAGGTAACGGTGGATGGTGTTTCTCGCCCGGTTCCTACACCTTTCTTTGTGATTGCAACTCAAAATCCAGTAGAGTATCAAGGTACTTTTCCCCTTCCAGAAGCGCAGATGGATCGATTCATGTTGTCGCTGAGTTTGGGCTATCCTTCAGAATCGGAAGAACTGCAAATGCTGCTAACTCAATCCACAGGAGTGAAGATTGATCAGTTACAACCTTGTGTGACTTTGGCTGAAGTAACTCAATTGCGTCAACTCTGTGCTCAGGTAAGAGTAGAAACCTCTCTACAACAATACATGCTGGAATTAGTCCGGGCAACAAGACAAGATGAGGAAATTTCTTTGGGCGTTAGTCCTCGCGGTACTTTGGCATTACAACGAGCTACCCAAGCTTTAGCCTTTATTTTAGGGCGGGATTATGCGATTCCTGATGACGTCAAATTCCTTGTCCCCCACGTCCTTTGTCATCGTCTGATTCCTAGAAGTGGACGCACCGCTAGAAGTGTAGTTGAGCGGTTATTGCGATCAATTGCGATTCCCTAA
- a CDS encoding Uma2 family endonuclease, with product MSPETTAATNPRQEVVDWENPPQPPTDLIFDDGEPLESNRHRIAMNALIRSLQQVWADRNDYFTGGNMFVYYSSAQVKNKDFRGPDFFVVLDVDGSYSRQGWVVWDEHGRYPDVIVELLSESTQEVDKGTKKDLYERVFHTRNYFIFDPFDADSLQGWYLDASQKYQPLELDSRGWLWCQSLGFYLGTWEGDIDRETAVWLRFYDASGNLVLLPEEKTAQDAEQERQRAEQERQRAEQERQRAERLAARLRELGEDPDML from the coding sequence ATGTCACCAGAAACCACAGCAGCAACCAACCCCAGACAAGAAGTAGTGGATTGGGAAAACCCACCCCAGCCACCTACTGATTTGATTTTTGACGACGGAGAACCATTGGAAAGCAACCGCCACCGCATCGCCATGAATGCTCTAATTCGGTCACTACAACAAGTTTGGGCTGACCGTAATGATTACTTTACTGGGGGTAATATGTTTGTATATTACAGTAGTGCCCAGGTAAAAAATAAGGATTTTAGAGGCCCAGATTTCTTTGTGGTCTTGGATGTTGACGGTAGTTATTCACGTCAAGGTTGGGTTGTGTGGGATGAACACGGGCGTTATCCTGATGTGATCGTCGAATTGTTATCAGAAAGTACCCAAGAAGTAGATAAAGGTACAAAAAAGGATTTATACGAAAGAGTTTTTCACACTCGAAATTATTTTATTTTTGACCCCTTCGATGCCGACTCACTCCAAGGCTGGTACTTAGATGCTTCTCAGAAGTACCAACCCCTGGAATTAGATAGTCGTGGTTGGTTGTGGTGTCAGTCTTTAGGTTTTTATTTAGGAACTTGGGAAGGTGACATCGACCGGGAAACGGCGGTGTGGCTGAGATTTTACGATGCTTCCGGAAATTTAGTGTTACTACCTGAGGAAAAGACAGCACAGGATGCTGAACAAGAACGCCAACGCGCTGAACAAGAACGTCAACGTGCTGAACAAGAACGCCAACGCGCTGAACGTCTTGCAGCTAGGTTACGAGAATTAGGAGAAGACCCGGATATGTTGTAA
- a CDS encoding bifunctional riboflavin kinase/FAD synthetase, translated as MLNLSQNGCSLWVASSTELALTPTAVALGKFDGVHLGHQRVIQPVLQPARRDKAMENEYPPLRADQGKWEDGENVVPGLPDRSTSSSPVDNLPAQERIYSTVVTFHPHPQEFFSGQPRCLLTPLDEKVAQLRSLGIEQLVLLPFDKELSALSPEEFVEKILVQQLQCQQISVGQDFCFGKQRTGTAEGLQKLAAKYHIPVTIVPLRTYVGSNNLPEEDSCDRVSTDQEPTISTSLIRHTLETGDIKSANLLLGRPYTLYGIVIPGQQRGRTIGFPTANLQLPKDKFLPRLGVYAVRVFILSDTGEQSVDTVCLGAMNIGNRPTVQGTETTVEVHLFDWSGDLYNRKLAVQLVEFLRPEQKFPDLAALKTQIQLDCAIAREVLSTQ; from the coding sequence GTGTTAAATTTGTCTCAAAATGGGTGTTCTTTGTGGGTTGCTTCTTCGACAGAATTAGCTCTGACACCAACTGCTGTTGCTCTTGGTAAATTTGATGGTGTGCATCTTGGTCATCAAAGGGTAATTCAACCAGTTTTGCAGCCAGCAAGAAGAGATAAGGCGATGGAGAATGAATACCCGCCACTCCGTGCAGATCAAGGGAAATGGGAAGATGGGGAAAATGTAGTCCCAGGCTTACCCGATCGCTCCACGTCATCGTCCCCAGTAGATAATTTACCTGCACAAGAACGAATATACTCAACAGTTGTCACTTTTCATCCCCATCCCCAGGAGTTTTTTTCGGGACAACCCCGGTGTTTATTAACTCCATTAGATGAAAAAGTTGCACAATTGCGATCGCTAGGGATAGAACAGCTAGTATTGTTGCCTTTCGATAAGGAATTATCGGCTTTGTCTCCGGAAGAGTTCGTGGAAAAGATTCTTGTGCAACAATTGCAATGTCAGCAAATTAGTGTGGGACAAGATTTCTGTTTTGGTAAACAGCGCACTGGTACTGCTGAAGGTTTGCAAAAGCTCGCTGCAAAATATCATATCCCTGTCACCATAGTTCCCTTGCGAACTTATGTAGGCAGTAATAATTTACCAGAAGAGGACAGTTGCGATCGCGTTAGCACTGATCAAGAACCTACCATTAGCACTTCCCTGATCCGCCACACCCTGGAAACCGGCGACATCAAAAGTGCCAATCTCCTCTTGGGCCGTCCGTACACCCTTTATGGTATCGTTATTCCCGGTCAGCAAAGGGGTAGAACCATCGGTTTTCCCACCGCTAACCTGCAATTACCCAAAGATAAGTTTTTGCCCCGTCTAGGTGTTTATGCTGTCCGCGTTTTTATTCTCAGTGATACAGGAGAGCAAAGTGTAGATACTGTGTGTTTGGGAGCAATGAATATCGGCAATCGCCCTACAGTACAAGGTACAGAAACAACAGTAGAGGTACACTTGTTTGATTGGTCTGGTGATTTATATAACCGGAAGCTAGCAGTACAACTAGTAGAATTTTTGCGTCCCGAACAAAAATTTCCTGATTTAGCAGCACTGAAAACCCAAATTCAACTCGACTGTGCGATCGCTAGGGAAGTTTTGAGTACTCAGTGA
- a CDS encoding GIY-YIG nuclease family protein, whose protein sequence is MEETVHDDFFKNFTVVTATISAADYLPETSGIYALYHAFDFSENNLSEYIDTRIKNTVFKTKFSEEDNKSKFIVDTCGESVGLSPKMEQFIKAVSQPKERRILKNLLISCSILQRPDYIGTANNLRDRFIQHLEREDGFFSKYGNFRPNDEFLFVCLPCPKNISRELESLLIQLCQPKFNTQRS, encoded by the coding sequence ATGGAAGAAACAGTTCACGACGACTTTTTTAAGAACTTTACTGTAGTAACAGCAACTATATCCGCAGCAGATTATCTTCCTGAAACGTCAGGTATTTATGCTTTATATCATGCATTTGATTTTTCAGAAAATAACTTATCTGAATATATAGATACGCGCATAAAAAATACAGTCTTTAAAACAAAGTTTTCTGAGGAAGATAATAAAAGTAAGTTTATTGTCGATACTTGCGGAGAGTCGGTTGGTTTATCTCCAAAAATGGAGCAATTTATTAAAGCTGTTTCTCAGCCTAAAGAACGAAGAATTTTAAAAAATCTCCTAATCTCATGTAGTATTCTCCAACGCCCAGATTATATTGGCACTGCAAACAACTTAAGAGATAGATTTATTCAGCATTTAGAGCGAGAAGATGGTTTTTTCTCAAAATACGGCAACTTCAGACCCAATGATGAATTTTTATTCGTTTGTTTACCTTGTCCCAAAAATATTTCTAGAGAGTTGGAAAGCCTATTAATTCAACTATGTCAACCTAAATTTAATACACAGAGGAGTTAA
- the pheS gene encoding phenylalanine--tRNA ligase subunit alpha, with product MTNQPSNLEAQLLALRQEGEQAIAAADTLERLEELRVSYLGKKGQLGALLRSMGQMSAEERPIIGAIANTVKESLQTSLDQQRTALEAAQIHLQLEAETLDVTMPGIYRPQGKIHPLNGIIDRALDIFVGMGYTVAQGLEMETDYYNFEALNTPPDHPARDMQDTFYLPDGNLLRTHTSSVQIRYMEKEEPPIRVVAPGRVYRRDNVDATHSAVFHQIELLAIDEGLTFTDLKGTIKVFLQDFFGDLPIRFRASYFPFTEPSAEVDLQWNGRWLEVMGCGMVDPNVLKAVGYDPEVYTGFAAGFGVERFAMVLHQIDDIRRLYASDLRFLQQF from the coding sequence ATGACGAATCAGCCCAGCAATTTAGAGGCGCAACTTTTAGCACTGCGACAAGAAGGAGAACAAGCGATCGCCGCCGCTGACACCCTAGAACGTCTAGAAGAACTCAGAGTTAGCTATCTGGGTAAAAAAGGACAACTGGGGGCGCTGCTGCGGAGTATGGGACAGATGAGTGCAGAGGAACGACCGATAATTGGGGCGATCGCCAATACTGTCAAGGAATCTCTGCAAACTAGTCTAGATCAGCAGCGCACAGCTCTCGAAGCAGCCCAAATTCATCTCCAGCTAGAGGCGGAAACTCTCGATGTCACCATGCCGGGAATTTATCGCCCCCAAGGTAAAATTCATCCTCTCAATGGTATTATCGACCGGGCGCTAGATATATTCGTTGGTATGGGTTACACCGTAGCCCAAGGGCTAGAGATGGAAACAGATTACTACAATTTCGAGGCTCTGAACACTCCGCCCGACCATCCCGCCCGTGATATGCAGGATACTTTCTACCTCCCCGACGGAAATTTGCTGCGGACTCACACCTCCTCAGTCCAAATTCGTTATATGGAAAAAGAAGAACCTCCCATCCGGGTTGTGGCTCCAGGGCGAGTTTATCGGCGAGATAATGTAGACGCCACTCACTCAGCAGTTTTCCATCAAATAGAATTGTTGGCTATTGATGAGGGACTGACTTTTACAGACCTCAAAGGCACAATTAAGGTATTTTTGCAAGATTTTTTTGGTGATTTACCGATTCGCTTCCGCGCTAGCTATTTCCCATTCACGGAACCCTCGGCTGAGGTGGATTTGCAGTGGAATGGGCGCTGGTTGGAGGTAATGGGTTGCGGTATGGTTGATCCCAATGTACTCAAAGCTGTAGGCTATGACCCAGAAGTGTATACCGGATTTGCCGCAGGGTTTGGTGTAGAACGCTTTGCTATGGTACTACACCAAATCGACGATATTCGTCGTTTATATGCTAGTGATTTAAGGTTTTTACAGCAGTTTTAG
- a CDS encoding DGQHR domain-containing protein, whose product MELDDQSPETIEYKAISGKFGDVRYFITTLDQSDAVENVQFADDIQNSWSFSERVQRKLDVNRANTEIFSYLAQGGIRFFNSIVIVLLPNSNDQREFWDFSEVRSQGKPVEKWVNLKLYKNVARIVIDGQHRLLSLKRYWNAHTGKEPLSPQQTKDNFSCSETFDIPVVYLVFGNLGRVGHADLSETVRDEIIKSTRNIFTVINKTAKSIDKQTQLLLDDSKISALIPRKLLEERVLEERFIRWSSTSPSLTQSEPYLTTLDLISQCTIELLKDYQKEALKKSFNSPTERNKALDDYYESHPKLPKIGTKALLKWFFTELQPFKDWAAQINHVGINIPIQPEQPQLNTSQKASIKKLRESSILYTIFGQKILFSAVSMFLLRIRAEYRIPAILDAISLSITKMDEADFFKRNKSHWSYVLVQPNAKLNMITKGTGNDKCIELIRMILFESSEGVRDLIKRTKEEVSNEVDWNETLISNWRKQFHVILPEVELIDEHIKESSESDDSFSKVRDLLDSYEEDEEESGEIEYDEDIYKETEEEKD is encoded by the coding sequence ATGGAATTAGATGATCAGTCTCCAGAGACAATTGAATACAAGGCAATCAGTGGTAAATTTGGTGACGTTAGGTACTTCATAACAACTCTTGATCAAAGTGATGCAGTTGAAAATGTTCAATTTGCTGATGATATTCAAAATAGTTGGAGCTTCTCTGAACGAGTTCAGAGAAAACTAGATGTAAACAGAGCAAATACAGAAATATTTTCTTACCTAGCGCAGGGTGGAATTCGCTTTTTTAATTCAATTGTAATCGTACTTTTACCCAACTCGAATGACCAAAGAGAATTTTGGGACTTCTCTGAAGTTAGGAGTCAGGGAAAACCTGTCGAAAAATGGGTTAATTTAAAGCTGTATAAGAACGTAGCTAGAATTGTGATTGATGGTCAACATAGACTTCTTTCACTAAAGAGATATTGGAACGCCCATACTGGAAAAGAGCCTTTAAGTCCTCAACAAACCAAGGACAATTTCAGTTGCTCAGAAACCTTTGACATCCCAGTGGTTTATTTAGTATTTGGCAATCTTGGTAGGGTTGGTCATGCAGACTTAAGCGAAACTGTAAGAGATGAGATAATCAAATCAACTCGCAATATCTTTACAGTTATAAACAAGACTGCGAAATCAATCGATAAACAAACTCAACTATTGCTCGATGACAGTAAAATATCAGCATTGATTCCTAGAAAGCTTTTAGAAGAAAGAGTACTTGAAGAGAGATTCATTAGATGGTCTTCCACATCACCCAGCTTGACCCAATCAGAACCTTACTTAACGACTTTAGATTTGATTAGCCAATGCACTATTGAGTTATTGAAAGATTATCAGAAGGAAGCTTTAAAGAAATCATTTAATTCACCAACTGAGCGTAATAAAGCTTTGGATGATTATTATGAGTCTCATCCTAAACTTCCTAAAATAGGCACAAAAGCATTGCTTAAGTGGTTTTTCACTGAACTTCAGCCATTCAAGGATTGGGCAGCACAAATTAACCATGTAGGTATAAATATTCCTATTCAACCGGAGCAACCTCAATTAAATACAAGTCAAAAAGCAAGTATAAAAAAATTACGAGAATCGAGTATTTTGTATACTATTTTTGGACAAAAAATACTTTTTTCCGCTGTTTCAATGTTCTTGCTCAGGATAAGAGCCGAATACCGTATTCCGGCGATTCTTGATGCTATCTCGCTTAGTATTACTAAAATGGATGAAGCTGACTTTTTCAAACGTAATAAATCTCACTGGTCTTATGTTTTAGTGCAGCCAAATGCCAAACTAAACATGATAACTAAAGGAACTGGAAATGATAAATGTATAGAGCTTATCAGAATGATATTGTTTGAGTCCTCTGAGGGTGTGAGGGATTTGATCAAACGGACTAAAGAAGAGGTCAGTAATGAGGTTGACTGGAATGAAACTTTGATTTCAAATTGGAGAAAACAGTTTCATGTAATATTACCTGAAGTTGAATTGATTGATGAGCATATAAAAGAATCTTCTGAATCAGATGACTCTTTTTCTAAAGTTCGAGATTTGCTTGATTCTTATGAGGAGGATGAAGAGGAATCTGGTGAAATTGAATATGATGAGGATATTTATAAAGAAACTGAGGAAGAAAAAGACTAA
- the surE gene encoding 5'/3'-nucleotidase SurE: MKLLISNDDGIYALGIRTLANCLAEAGHNITVVCPDRERSATGHGLTLHQPIRAEIVESIFHPAVKAWACDGTPSDCVKLALWALLESPPDLVLSGINQGANLGTEILYSGTVSAAMEGLIEGIPSIAFSLASHVSRDFQPGANFAKILVEQLTARPLPELMLLNVNIPPVTEDEIAGVTITRQGVRRYVDVFDRRIDPRGKTYYWLTGEVIEDIEPPLGLNLPQNIPIDVHVIQKNFISITPLQYNLTYASGLQKLSNWEFPFP, encoded by the coding sequence ATGAAATTACTGATTAGCAACGATGATGGCATTTATGCTTTGGGTATCCGCACCCTCGCCAACTGTTTGGCAGAAGCAGGACACAATATAACTGTAGTTTGTCCTGATCGAGAGCGATCGGCAACTGGGCACGGATTAACTTTACATCAACCGATTCGCGCCGAAATTGTTGAGTCAATTTTTCATCCCGCAGTCAAAGCTTGGGCTTGTGATGGTACTCCTTCAGACTGTGTGAAGTTAGCATTGTGGGCTTTGCTGGAATCTCCGCCCGACTTGGTGCTTTCTGGGATTAATCAGGGCGCAAATTTAGGAACTGAGATCCTTTATTCTGGAACTGTTTCGGCAGCTATGGAAGGGCTAATTGAGGGAATTCCTAGCATCGCCTTTAGTCTTGCGAGTCACGTATCGAGAGACTTTCAGCCAGGAGCAAACTTTGCCAAAATCCTTGTAGAACAACTAACAGCACGACCTCTACCAGAATTAATGCTGTTGAATGTTAACATTCCCCCAGTCACAGAGGATGAAATCGCTGGCGTCACCATCACGCGACAAGGAGTGCGGCGCTACGTTGATGTGTTTGACCGTCGCATCGATCCTCGTGGTAAAACTTACTACTGGTTAACTGGGGAAGTGATTGAGGATATAGAACCGCCTCTAGGGTTAAATTTGCCGCAAAATATACCAATAGATGTGCATGTGATCCAGAAAAATTTTATTAGCATCACACCACTGCAATACAATCTTACCTATGCCAGCGGATTACAAAAATTGTCTAATTGGGAATTTCCTTTCCCATGA
- a CDS encoding type II toxin-antitoxin system VapC family toxin, which produces MKSEVFLDTSFAIALSAPYDDLHKRAAQWAGLMETAGTRLVTTQAVMLEIGNALSKQPHRQGAVILLNALTADSKVEIVPLSQQLYDRAFQLYCERLEKEWSLKDCVSFIVMQYSGITEALTANEHFQQAGFRALLREDTPNSN; this is translated from the coding sequence ATGAAGTCTGAGGTCTTTCTTGATACATCTTTTGCTATTGCCTTGTCAGCACCGTATGATGACTTGCATAAGCGAGCTGCTCAATGGGCTGGACTGATGGAAACCGCAGGAACACGCTTGGTGACGACACAAGCAGTGATGTTAGAAATTGGTAATGCTTTGTCTAAACAACCCCACCGCCAGGGAGCAGTAATCTTATTAAATGCCCTAACTGCAGACTCGAAAGTAGAAATTGTGCCTTTATCACAGCAACTGTATGACAGGGCTTTTCAGCTCTATTGTGAAAGGCTAGAGAAGGAATGGAGCCTCAAAGATTGTGTATCTTTTATTGTTATGCAATATAGTGGAATTACTGAAGCTTTGACGGCTAATGAGCATTTTCAGCAAGCAGGATTTCGCGCCTTGCTGCGAGAGGACACACCTAACAGTAATTAA
- a CDS encoding antitoxin family protein, which produces MSEKIAAVFDGKVFYPTEPIALPALTRVRITVEILPPEEQESVSFLMAARSLKLQGSPNWAANIDKYS; this is translated from the coding sequence ATGAGCGAAAAAATAGCAGCAGTATTTGATGGGAAAGTGTTCTATCCTACAGAACCCATCGCCCTACCAGCACTCACCCGTGTGCGAATCACTGTAGAAATCTTGCCACCTGAGGAACAGGAAAGTGTATCGTTTTTAATGGCGGCGCGATCGCTCAAACTGCAGGGTTCTCCTAATTGGGCTGCCAATATAGACAAATATTCGTGA